In Ignavibacteriales bacterium, the following are encoded in one genomic region:
- the rpoC gene encoding DNA-directed RNA polymerase subunit beta', translated as MAFATHDTLAKKTFSKITITLASSDLILSRSHGEVTKPETVNYRSFRPEKDGLFCEKIFGPVRDWECHCGKYKRIRYKGIICDRCGVEVTQKSVRRERMGHIALAVPIVHIWYFRSAPSKIGNILGVTGKDLEKIVYYESYVVIQPGTTGLQKLDLLSEEQYYDILGTLPEKNQHLEDTDEKKFIAKIGGEAIKELLKRVEVESLSADLRVNVHSEASVQKKQELLKRLAVVEAFRERENGPLNKPEWMVLDVIPVIPPELRPLVPLEGGRFATSDLNDLYRRVIIRNNRLRRLIEIKAPEVILRNEKRMLQEAVDSLFDNSRRANAVRSDNNRALKSLSDMLKGKQGRFRQNLLGKRVDYSGRSVIVVGPELKLHECGLPKDMAVELFKPFIIRKLIERGLVKTVKSAKKLVDKKGQEVWEILENIIDGHPVLLNRAPTLHRLGIQAFQPVLIEGRAIQIHPMVCTAFNADFDGDQMAVHIPLSYDSQLEARILMLSSHNILSPSSGAPIVHPTQDQVLGCYYLTKSRSGDIGDGKIFSSPEEVIIANDAGKVGLHARIKVRIGGKVLDTTTGRVRFNQIVPKELGYINELLNKKRLVQIVQTVFRACGNVRTAEFLDKLKELGFTYATKAGMSVSVGDVIIPKEKDEVITKAFKEVDNVQNQYFRGFITNGERYNKVIDIWTRTTNRVAEKLFDSLQHDRDGFNSLYMMVDSGARGSKEQVRQLAGMRGLMAKPQKSLSGATGELIENPIVANFREGLSILEYFISTHGARKGLADTALKTADAGYLTRRLVDVAQDAIVAMEDCGTIRGVLTGALKEGEDVKEPLSERILGRVAVHDVVNPITKEVLVKSGQEIDEKIAFAISETSIEAIEIRSVLACESKRGICAKCYGRNLTTSKIVEPGEPVGIIAAQSIGEPGTQLTLRTFHTGGTASLIATQSQIVSKFEGKAVYDGIKYLKSTDEDSKLIVLGRSGVVNIVDPDNRVLTKYDVPYGATLLIKDNAPIAKGEIVYEWDPYNAVIITEHSGIIKYQDLKENLTFREEPDEQTGHIQKVVIDTRDRTLSPMLMIQNEEGQSLGSYIIPTRAHLNVDDNQQIEAGTVLVKIPRDSGKTRDITGGLPRVTELFEARSPADPAIVSEIDGVVSFGAQKRGSRELIVKSHDGHDQRQYLIPMGKHILAQDNDVIRAGERLSDGAIEPHDILRIKGVSSVQQYLVNEIQEVYRMQGVKINDKHIEVIVRQMMQKVRIIEPGDTRFLEDDYVDIHSLNEENELLHDQVILTSKGDSKLKNGQIISKKKVRELNIDLRKKSKKIVEYRDAEPATAEPVLLGITQAALSTESFISAASFQETTKVLTDAAIQGKVDHLLGLKENVIMGHLIPAGTGLKKFRNLIVVSKDEAMVEEEPIVTEIIAEKKKTKKKEKISS; from the coding sequence ATGGCATTCGCAACACACGATACTTTAGCGAAGAAAACATTTTCAAAAATTACTATAACATTAGCATCATCCGATTTGATACTTTCCCGCTCACACGGAGAAGTAACAAAACCGGAAACAGTAAATTACCGTTCATTCCGACCTGAGAAAGACGGACTTTTCTGCGAGAAGATTTTTGGACCGGTCCGCGATTGGGAATGTCATTGCGGAAAATATAAGCGGATAAGGTACAAAGGAATCATATGTGACCGATGCGGTGTTGAAGTAACCCAAAAAAGCGTTCGTCGCGAACGTATGGGGCACATTGCCTTAGCTGTGCCGATTGTCCATATTTGGTATTTCCGATCCGCACCATCAAAAATTGGCAACATTCTAGGTGTTACCGGAAAAGATTTAGAAAAAATTGTGTACTACGAATCGTATGTAGTCATTCAACCCGGTACAACCGGATTGCAAAAGTTGGATCTTCTATCCGAGGAACAATATTATGATATCCTTGGAACTTTACCTGAAAAAAATCAGCATTTAGAAGATACAGACGAGAAAAAATTTATTGCAAAAATCGGCGGTGAAGCTATAAAGGAATTATTAAAACGAGTAGAAGTTGAATCTCTATCTGCGGACCTTCGAGTGAACGTGCATTCTGAAGCATCTGTTCAGAAGAAACAAGAATTACTTAAAAGATTAGCAGTGGTAGAAGCGTTCCGTGAAAGAGAAAATGGACCGTTGAATAAACCGGAATGGATGGTGCTCGATGTAATCCCCGTTATTCCACCTGAGTTACGGCCGCTTGTTCCCCTCGAAGGCGGTAGATTTGCGACTTCTGATCTTAATGATCTTTATAGAAGAGTTATTATCAGAAACAATCGTTTAAGACGACTGATTGAAATTAAAGCACCGGAAGTAATTCTGAGAAATGAAAAGAGAATGTTGCAGGAAGCTGTAGATTCACTTTTCGATAATTCGCGAAGAGCAAATGCCGTCCGCTCCGATAATAATCGTGCGCTTAAATCTCTCTCGGATATGCTTAAAGGTAAACAGGGACGATTCCGTCAGAATTTACTTGGGAAACGAGTAGATTATTCCGGTCGTTCAGTTATTGTAGTAGGTCCAGAACTGAAACTTCACGAATGCGGATTGCCAAAAGATATGGCAGTTGAATTGTTTAAACCTTTCATTATTCGAAAATTGATTGAGCGTGGATTGGTGAAGACAGTCAAAAGCGCAAAAAAATTAGTTGATAAAAAAGGCCAAGAAGTCTGGGAAATTTTGGAAAACATTATAGATGGACATCCGGTGCTTCTGAACCGAGCACCCACACTTCACCGCCTCGGTATCCAAGCGTTCCAACCGGTATTAATTGAAGGAAGAGCTATCCAAATACATCCGATGGTATGTACCGCATTCAATGCCGATTTCGACGGTGATCAGATGGCTGTGCATATTCCATTGTCTTACGACTCTCAATTAGAAGCCCGTATACTGATGCTTTCGAGCCATAACATTTTGTCTCCATCAAGCGGTGCGCCAATTGTTCATCCAACTCAAGATCAAGTGCTTGGTTGTTATTATCTGACAAAATCAAGATCAGGTGATATTGGTGATGGAAAAATATTCAGTTCTCCGGAGGAAGTAATAATAGCAAATGATGCCGGAAAAGTTGGATTACACGCAAGAATTAAAGTCAGGATTGGCGGTAAGGTGTTAGATACAACAACCGGCCGCGTTCGATTCAATCAAATAGTTCCTAAGGAACTAGGTTACATTAACGAGCTTCTCAATAAAAAACGGCTTGTCCAGATCGTTCAAACAGTGTTCAGAGCTTGTGGAAATGTGCGGACTGCAGAATTTTTAGATAAGTTAAAAGAACTTGGATTTACATACGCAACAAAAGCAGGAATGTCGGTTAGCGTAGGTGATGTTATAATTCCCAAAGAAAAAGATGAAGTTATCACAAAAGCTTTCAAGGAAGTTGATAATGTTCAGAATCAATATTTCCGGGGATTCATTACCAACGGTGAGCGATATAATAAAGTAATTGATATCTGGACTCGCACAACTAATCGTGTTGCTGAAAAACTTTTTGATTCACTCCAGCACGATAGAGACGGATTTAATTCACTCTATATGATGGTCGATTCCGGTGCGCGTGGTTCAAAAGAACAAGTGCGTCAATTGGCAGGAATGCGCGGATTAATGGCAAAACCGCAGAAAAGTTTATCTGGAGCAACAGGTGAATTGATCGAAAATCCGATTGTAGCCAATTTTAGAGAAGGATTATCGATTCTCGAATATTTTATCTCGACACACGGTGCACGTAAAGGTTTGGCAGATACAGCGTTGAAGACTGCTGATGCAGGATACTTAACGAGACGTTTAGTCGACGTGGCTCAGGATGCCATCGTCGCGATGGAAGATTGCGGAACAATTCGAGGAGTTTTGACAGGTGCGCTGAAAGAAGGAGAGGATGTTAAAGAACCACTTTCGGAAAGAATATTAGGACGTGTTGCTGTTCATGATGTTGTTAATCCGATAACAAAAGAGGTATTAGTCAAGTCCGGTCAGGAAATTGATGAGAAAATTGCGTTCGCTATTTCAGAAACATCTATAGAAGCGATTGAGATAAGATCAGTACTCGCTTGTGAATCGAAGCGAGGGATATGTGCGAAATGCTACGGTCGAAATTTAACCACGTCAAAAATAGTTGAACCTGGAGAACCGGTTGGTATTATCGCCGCGCAGTCGATCGGGGAACCAGGGACTCAATTGACACTCCGAACATTTCATACAGGTGGAACTGCAAGTTTAATTGCAACTCAATCCCAGATCGTATCGAAATTCGAGGGTAAAGCTGTTTACGACGGCATTAAATATCTCAAATCGACAGATGAAGATAGTAAACTTATTGTGTTGGGTCGCAGCGGAGTTGTAAATATCGTTGATCCGGATAATCGCGTATTAACCAAATATGATGTCCCTTATGGTGCGACACTGCTGATCAAAGATAACGCTCCAATTGCTAAAGGCGAAATTGTTTATGAATGGGATCCGTACAATGCAGTTATTATTACTGAACATTCCGGTATTATAAAATATCAAGACCTGAAAGAGAACCTTACATTCAGAGAAGAGCCGGATGAACAAACCGGGCATATTCAAAAAGTCGTTATTGATACGCGAGATCGGACATTGAGTCCGATGCTTATGATTCAAAACGAAGAAGGTCAATCACTCGGCAGTTATATCATCCCAACGCGGGCGCATCTTAATGTTGATGATAATCAGCAAATAGAAGCAGGCACTGTTTTAGTGAAAATACCTCGGGATAGCGGAAAAACACGTGATATTACAGGTGGTTTACCGCGAGTAACTGAGCTATTTGAAGCTCGCAGTCCTGCAGATCCTGCCATTGTTTCCGAAATCGATGGAGTGGTAAGTTTTGGAGCGCAAAAGCGTGGTTCACGAGAACTCATTGTTAAAAGTCATGATGGGCATGATCAACGTCAGTATCTAATCCCGATGGGTAAACATATTCTCGCTCAAGATAACGATGTTATTCGTGCCGGAGAACGTTTATCGGATGGTGCAATAGAGCCGCATGATATTCTAAGAATTAAAGGCGTGAGTTCTGTTCAACAATATCTTGTGAATGAAATCCAGGAAGTTTATCGAATGCAAGGTGTAAAAATAAACGATAAACATATTGAAGTTATCGTTCGTCAGATGATGCAAAAAGTTCGTATCATAGAACCTGGCGATACCAGATTTTTAGAAGATGATTATGTTGATATTCATTCTTTGAATGAAGAGAATGAATTATTACACGATCAAGTAATATTGACCAGCAAAGGTGATTCTAAATTGAAAAATGGTCAGATCATTTCTAAAAAGAAAGTTCGCGAACTCAATATAGATTTAAGAAAGAAAAGTAAAAAAATAGTTGAGTATAGAGATGCAGAACCTGCAACTGCGGAACCAGTTCTTCTTGGAATAACACAAGCGGCACTCTCAACTGAAAGTTTTATCTCTGCTGCATCATTCCAAGAAACAACAAAAGTCCTGACTGACGCTGCTATTCAAGGAAAAGTTGATCATTTACTTGGATTAAAAGAAAATGTTATAATGGGACATTTAATTCCAGCCGGAACTGGATTAAAGAAATTCAGGAATTTAATAGTTGTTTCTAAAGACGAAGCAATGGTTGAAGAAGAGCCGATTGTTACTGAAATTATCGCTGAAAAAAAGAAAACAAAGAAAAAAGAAAAAATATCTTCATAA